From Scleropages formosus chromosome 1, fSclFor1.1, whole genome shotgun sequence, a single genomic window includes:
- the dennd1c gene encoding DENN domain-containing protein 1B isoform X2: MGTRLKQNPERTFYWFFEASCPIAKDKDPGVLFQFPEDFSDEESIQSLPRFCFPYDIERVRASVAVQHFTFVLTDLEGCQRFGFCRQTSGSRTCLCILSYLPWFEVFYKLLNSLADYLSKGQTNEMRELLSALYRHPVPQADSCVTLQLGEQIQITTGARQPPDSGHPAPLGQGESGIPYFIAPDPRTLPSIPESRNLTELVVAVDVSNLLQLYASMLFERRILICSSKLSTCLKSADWPSCTVSSQLTACVHACSAMLFPMYWQHIFIPVLPPHLLDYCCAPMPYLIGVHSSLFERVRGNALEDVVILNVDTNTIESPFDDLKRIPSDVVSALKMRLKKQSAATGTGVARAFLRAQAQLFGGYRDALICTQEGGSISFCKESFLNHKSSSMRQFLESAVHLQFFKQFIDARLELLNRGSEPADLFEEEILQFGASACGRPYQQWVGSLKKGGGALIHTVKTKANIYKAGKILAKCDPRNKEDSDVPILYRVGSLRSDPPGSHQYRRVRSDCLQSRLPITQHFGKSRPRRPTRRFTSPLEDGIQSNPNSTATCTWEPVVENGEADAEVSSMESTQLEDPDSDLMPDPEEMDLLGEIFDTLSTRSSHERGLLYATRSLDLFGSDSSDYITRCKMTAPSQESLSPSTGRSESLLSWGQDGSLEESQHGDLEEGGSDRLDALEVGQQDSFREGIEECVEENSKAGKGKGCYEDRQEEGLERLEQEPEGLDRTRLERHDMGFESSQVVQEEEQRSENVESFLPDSSPALGGSALLSPSTGVAWEKGTHLEDQLAVGPPSGVEEIAVLLLQEGSMRKENQSQLPQQGNEGGDTPKTNSASPEILKPGSAAVEGESTSPRLKETLTLFEVRASRRPVSVWRNISERPDPSVSPNGRLENRATGVLDSSNGVLCTGLSAAPETSETEDHPPVKVSELKKRFEA; encoded by the exons ATGGGCACCCGGCTGAA ACAAAATCCAGAGAGAACCTTCTACTGGTTCTTTGAGGCCTCCTGTCCCATTGCCAAGGACAAAG ATCCTggagttttatttcagtttccGGAGGATTTCAGTGATGAG GAATCCATTCAGAGCCTCCCAAGGTTCTGCTTCCCCTACGACATTGAGag ggtGAGGGCGAGTGTGGCAGTGCAGCACTTCACCTTTGTGCTCACCGACCTGGAGGGGTGCCAGCGTTTTGGATTTTGTCGTCAGACATCCGGATCCAGGACCTGTCTCTGCATCCTGAG CTACCTGCCGTGGTTTGAGGTGTTCTACAAGCTGCTCAACTCTCTGGCAGACTATCTGTCCAAAGGGCAG ACCAATGAGATGCGGGAGCTGCTGTCAGCCCTCTACAGGCACCCAGTTCCACAGGCGGACAGTTGTGTCACTTTGCAGCTG GGCGAGCAGATTCAGATCACCACAGGGGCACGGCAACCCCCCGACAGCGGTCACCCTGCCCCACTTGGGCAGGGAGAATCAGGG ATCCCGTACTTCATCGCTCCAGACCCCAGGACTCTGCCCTCCATCCCTGAGAGT AGGAACCTGACTGAGCTCGTGGTGGCTGTGGATGTGAGCAACCTGCTGCAGCTCTACGCCAGCATGCTGTTTGAGAGACGCATCCTGATCTGCTCCAGCAAGCTGAGCACG TGTCTCAAAAGTGCTGATTGGCCCAGTTGCACTGTGTCTTCCCAGCTGACAGCCTGTGTGCATGCCTGCAGCGCCATGCTTTTCCCCATGTACTGGCAGCACATTTTCATCCCCGTGCTCCCCCCTCACCTGCTCGACTACTGCTG TGCACCCATGCCCTACCTGATCGGAGTCCATTCCAGTCTCTTCGAG AGAGTGAGGGGCAACGCCTTGGAGGATGTGGTCATCCTGAATGTGGACACAAACACCATAGAGTCTCCATTTGACGACCTGAAGAGGATTCCCTCGGACGTG GTGTCGGCCCTGAAAAtgaggctgaagaagcagtCTGCGGCCACGGGGACGGGAGTGGCCAGGGCCTTCCTGAGGGCACAGGCACAGCTGTTTGGGGGGTATAGGGATGCACTGATCTGCACACAG gaaGGAGGGTCAATCTCTTTCTGCAAAGAGTCCTTCCTAAATCACAAGTCCAGCAGTATGAGGCAGTTCCTGGAGAGTGCTGTGCACCTGCAGTTCTTCAAGCAG TTCATTGATGCAAGGCTGGAGTTGCTGAACCGGGGCAGTGAACCAGCAGACCTCTTCGAGGAGGAGATCCTACAGTTTGGGGCATCTGCTT GTGGCAGACCTTACCAACAGTGGGTGGGCAGCTTAAAG AAAGGGGGCGGTGCACTAATCCACACCGTTAAGACCAAGGCTAACATATACAAGGCC GGGAAAATCCTCGCCAAGTGTGATCCAAGGAATAAG GAGGATAGTGACGTCCCCATCCTCTACAGAGTGGGGTCCCTGCGGTCGGACCCCCCCGGATCTCACCAGTACCGCAGGGTCCGGTCGGACTGCCTGCAGAGTCGGCTGCCTATCACACAGCACTTTGGGAAG TCTCGGCCACGTCGTCCAACCCGTAGGTTCACTAGCCCTTTGGAGGATGGGATTCAGTCGAACCCGAACAGCACCGCGACGTGCACCTGGGAACCTGTCGTGGAGAATGG GGAGGCAGacgctgaggtcagcagcatgGAGAGCACACAGCTGGAGGACCCTGACAGTGACCTTATGCCTGACCCTGAAGAGATGGACTTGCTAGGGGAGATCTTCGACACGCTCAGCACGCGGAGCTCCCATGAACGCGGCCTGCTCTACGCAACTCGCAGCCTCGATCTCTTTGGGTCTGACAGCAGTGACTACATCACACGG TGCAAGATGACCGCTCCGAGCCAAGAGAGTCTGAGCCCCTCCACAGGGAGGAGTGAAAGTCTGCTGAGCTGGGGCCAGGATGGCAGCTTGGAGGAGAGCCAGCATGGCGATCTAGAGGAGGGAGGCTCTGACAGGCTAGATGCACTGGAGGTAGGCCAGCAGGACAGTTTCAGGGAAGGCATTGAGGAGTGTGTTGAAGAGAACTCAAAGGCAGGGAAGGGGAAAGGGTGTTATGAAGATAGGCAGGAAGAGGGATTGGAGAGGCTGGAGCAGGAGCCGGAAGGGTTAGACCGAACGAGATTGGAAAGACATGACATGGGATTTGAAAGCAGTCAGGTTGTCCaggaagaggagcagaggaGCGAGAACGTGGAATCCTTCCTCCCAGATTCCTCACCTGCCCTTGGAGGAAGTGCACTACTTTCCCCTTCCACAGGAGTCGCCTGGGAGAAAGGAACCCATTTGGAGGACCAGCTGGCTGTGGGGCCCCCATCTGGGGTTGAGGAGATTGCGGTCTTGCTTTTGCAAGAAGGGAGCATGAGGAAGGAGAACCAGTCTCAGCTCCCACAGCAGGGGAATGAGGGTGGAGACACACCCAAAACTAACTCTGCATCTCCAGAGATCCTGAAGCCAGGTTCTGCAGCAGTGGAAGGGGAAAGTACTTCTCCCAGGCTAAAGGAGACATTGACTCTGTTCGAGGTCAGGGCTTCAAGGAGGCCAGTGAGCGTTTGGAGGAACATCTCCGAAAGACCTGATCCTTCTGTGTCTCCAAATGGTAGGCTAGAAAATCGGGCCACTGGGGTCTTGGACAGCTCAAATGGAGTACTTTGTACTGGGCTATCTGCAGCACCAGAGACCAGTGAGACTGAGGACCATCCCCCTGTTAAGGTGTCCGAGTTGAAGAAACGGTTCGAGGCCTGA